A genomic region of Vitreoscilla filiformis contains the following coding sequences:
- a CDS encoding D-alanyl-D-alanine carboxypeptidase family protein, which produces MTRRLAALFLSTCLLGAGAAHAQTPPAPEIAARGYLLVDLTANQVLAEHNADAPAEPASLTKLMTAYVVFQALRDKKITLNQRMTVSDRAWTERKHGGSLMFLEPRMTPTVDELLKGMIVQSGNDAAVVLAEGVAGTVEAFVARMNEQAKAWGLKNTQFRNVTGLTEAGHGSTARELALIAQQIVRDFPDRYAAYYSMKEYSYGGIRQENRNLLLKRDASVDGMKTGFTDAAGYCLIASAQRNAEHGPRRLLSVVMGTASMQARANESQKLLNWGYTAYEAVPMFKTTPVLTTVPVWKGKLNEVKLGSSGTVFVAVPRGQGQQLKTTLTRTDPLVAPLTKGQRVGTIRVLTGSNVPMVDLPLLVQEDVPQAGMFGRAWDALRLWLK; this is translated from the coding sequence ATGACCCGCCGTCTCGCCGCTCTTTTTCTCAGTACCTGTCTGCTTGGGGCCGGTGCTGCCCACGCTCAAACGCCACCGGCGCCTGAGATCGCCGCTCGGGGTTATTTGCTGGTCGATCTGACGGCCAACCAAGTGCTGGCTGAACACAACGCCGACGCCCCCGCCGAGCCCGCGTCGCTCACCAAGTTGATGACGGCTTACGTGGTGTTTCAGGCCCTGCGTGACAAGAAAATCACCCTGAATCAACGCATGACTGTGTCTGATCGGGCTTGGACAGAGCGTAAACACGGCGGCTCGCTGATGTTTCTGGAACCCCGGATGACGCCCACGGTGGACGAGCTGCTCAAAGGCATGATCGTCCAATCCGGCAACGACGCCGCCGTGGTGCTGGCCGAAGGCGTGGCCGGCACGGTCGAAGCGTTTGTGGCCCGCATGAACGAGCAAGCCAAGGCGTGGGGGCTGAAAAACACCCAATTCCGCAACGTCACCGGCCTGACCGAAGCCGGGCACGGCAGCACGGCCCGCGAACTGGCCCTGATCGCCCAGCAAATCGTGCGCGACTTTCCGGATCGCTACGCGGCCTACTACTCGATGAAGGAGTACAGCTACGGCGGCATCCGGCAAGAAAACCGCAACCTGCTGCTCAAACGCGATGCCAGCGTCGATGGCATGAAAACCGGCTTCACCGACGCGGCCGGTTACTGCCTCATCGCCTCGGCCCAGCGCAACGCGGAACATGGCCCGCGCCGGCTGCTGTCCGTGGTCATGGGCACAGCGTCCATGCAGGCCCGCGCCAACGAAAGCCAAAAGTTGCTCAACTGGGGTTACACCGCCTACGAGGCCGTGCCCATGTTCAAAACCACCCCCGTGCTGACGACGGTGCCGGTGTGGAAGGGCAAACTCAACGAGGTCAAACTCGGCAGCTCGGGCACGGTGTTCGTTGCCGTGCCGCGTGGCCAGGGGCAGCAGCTCAAAACCACGCTGACGCGCACCGATCCCCTCGTGGCGCCGCTCACCAAGGGGCAGCGCGTGGGCACCATCCGGGTCTTGACCGGGAGCAATGTGCCGATGGTGGATTTGCCGCTGCTGGTGCAGGAAGATGTCCCCCAGGCCGGCATGTTCGGCCGGGCTTGGGACGCGCTGCGGCTGTGGCTCAAGTGA
- a CDS encoding alpha/beta hydrolase gives MNAHTRRCTLPGPTGTLAVAIDEPPHLPATGLRGVAVICHPHPLHGGTMDNKVAQTLARTFVQLGYRAVRFNFRGVAGSEGQWDEGRGEVDDALAVIAAQRNPDLPLVLAGFSFGAYVASQAAAQIAASAPAERLVLVGPATVNFEVAAVPANTVVIHGEADEVVPLSATLDWARPQALPVVVVPGVGHFFHGQLGLLKSIILGAWH, from the coding sequence ATGAACGCCCATACCCGACGCTGCACCCTCCCCGGCCCCACCGGCACGCTGGCCGTGGCCATCGACGAGCCGCCGCACCTGCCCGCCACCGGCTTGCGCGGCGTGGCCGTGATCTGCCACCCCCACCCGCTGCACGGCGGCACCATGGACAACAAGGTCGCTCAAACCCTGGCGCGCACGTTCGTGCAACTGGGTTACCGGGCGGTGCGTTTCAACTTCCGAGGCGTAGCCGGGTCGGAAGGCCAGTGGGACGAAGGACGGGGCGAAGTCGATGACGCCCTGGCCGTCATCGCCGCGCAACGTAACCCCGACTTGCCGCTGGTGCTGGCCGGCTTTTCTTTCGGGGCCTACGTGGCCAGCCAAGCAGCGGCCCAAATTGCGGCCAGCGCCCCGGCGGAACGGTTGGTGCTGGTCGGGCCGGCCACGGTGAATTTTGAAGTCGCCGCCGTGCCGGCCAACACCGTGGTGATCCACGGTGAGGCCGACGAGGTGGTGCCCCTGTCCGCCACGCTGGACTGGGCCCGACCGCAAGCCCTGCCCGTCGTGGTGGTGCCAGGCGTTGGCCACTTCTTCCACGGGCAGCTTGGGCTGCTCAAATCGATCATCCTGGGCGCCTGGCACTGA
- a CDS encoding (2Fe-2S) ferredoxin domain-containing protein, with the protein MSYYKHHIFFCLNQRDGGQACCAPHAAHAAFDHCKQQVKAAGLAGPGGVRVNKAGCLDRCAGAPVAVVYPEGTWYTFVDTTDIDEIVESHLKNGQPVQRLVLPAEVGR; encoded by the coding sequence ATGAGCTACTACAAGCACCACATCTTCTTTTGCCTGAACCAGCGCGATGGCGGTCAGGCTTGCTGCGCCCCACACGCGGCGCATGCTGCATTCGACCACTGCAAGCAGCAGGTCAAAGCCGCTGGGCTGGCTGGCCCGGGTGGCGTGCGGGTCAACAAAGCGGGCTGCTTGGATCGCTGCGCCGGCGCGCCTGTGGCTGTGGTTTACCCCGAAGGCACGTGGTACACCTTTGTGGACACCACCGACATCGACGAGATCGTCGAATCTCACCTGAAAAACGGCCAGCCCGTGCAACGCCTGGTGCTGCCTGCCGAGGTGGGTCGATGA
- a CDS encoding VanZ family protein, translating to MPPAAQPRRRSSATGLALALAALVVYASLYPFSDWHWPGGAVHWHDVLWLQLPRWWGTFDSWANFVGYVPLGILLYVAGRRQHHPALVCLLIAVAGPALLSYLMEVVQHFLPRRYPSMLDWLLNTGGGAVGAGLGWVLERLDWLDRWHHWRERWFIQHSTGALVLLWLWPAALLFPTSVPLGLGPSWVRVQDTLIDWLIDVPWAQAPLELIAELTVSEARLPLLVEGFMVLLGLLCPCLLSHTITRTPWRRMAMVPALTGLAALGATCSAALNFGPEHALAWVSPAVPAALVSAVGLALGLAWVPQRLSAGLGLAGLALLCLLVIQAPEDPYLNQTLQGWEQSRFVRFHGLAQWIGWLWPLAAGAWLIRRLALPLRSRPFKPAT from the coding sequence ATGCCTCCGGCCGCGCAGCCCAGACGCCGCAGCTCCGCCACCGGGCTGGCGTTGGCGTTGGCGGCGCTGGTGGTCTATGCCAGCCTCTACCCCTTTTCGGACTGGCATTGGCCCGGCGGCGCTGTCCACTGGCATGACGTGCTGTGGCTGCAACTGCCCCGCTGGTGGGGCACGTTCGACAGTTGGGCCAACTTCGTCGGGTATGTGCCGCTGGGCATCTTGCTCTACGTGGCAGGACGCCGTCAGCATCATCCCGCGCTGGTCTGCCTGTTGATCGCCGTTGCAGGGCCAGCGCTGCTGTCTTACCTGATGGAAGTGGTGCAACACTTCCTGCCCCGGCGTTATCCCTCAATGCTGGACTGGCTGCTCAACACCGGCGGCGGCGCCGTCGGTGCCGGGCTCGGCTGGGTGCTGGAACGCCTGGACTGGCTCGACCGCTGGCACCATTGGCGCGAACGCTGGTTCATCCAGCACAGCACCGGAGCCTTGGTGTTGCTGTGGCTGTGGCCTGCGGCTTTGTTGTTTCCAACGTCGGTTCCCCTGGGGCTGGGCCCGAGCTGGGTGCGCGTCCAAGACACGCTGATCGACTGGCTCATCGATGTCCCCTGGGCGCAGGCCCCTCTGGAGCTGATCGCTGAACTCACCGTGAGCGAGGCCCGTTTGCCTCTGCTGGTGGAGGGGTTCATGGTGCTGCTGGGTTTGCTGTGTCCGTGTTTGCTGAGCCACACCATCACCCGCACCCCTTGGCGCCGCATGGCCATGGTGCCCGCCCTGACGGGCCTGGCAGCCCTGGGCGCGACCTGCTCGGCGGCGTTGAACTTCGGCCCCGAACACGCGCTGGCTTGGGTGTCCCCAGCGGTGCCTGCCGCTCTGGTGAGCGCCGTTGGCCTGGCGCTGGGCTTGGCGTGGGTGCCCCAGCGCCTCTCAGCGGGTCTGGGGCTGGCGGGATTGGCGCTGCTGTGTCTGCTCGTCATCCAAGCCCCGGAGGACCCTTACCTGAACCAAACCCTCCAAGGCTGGGAACAAAGCCGGTTTGTGCGCTTCCACGGACTGGCGCAATGGATCGGCTGGCTCTGGCCTTTGGCCGCTGGCGCTTGGTTGATACGCCGCTTGGCCCTGCCCCTGCGATCACGCCCTTTCAAGCCCGCCACCTGA
- a CDS encoding CopD family protein: protein MSNAYLWVKAFHIVFVASWFAGLFYLPRIFVNLAMVPPDSHAERARLLLMGHKLHRFGMILMTIALALGLVLWLHYGIGLKGPGNGWMHAKLTLVTLTLGYQGYCRHLLRQFEQQANQRSHRWFRVFNEITVLLFAATVVLVVVKPF, encoded by the coding sequence ATGAGCAATGCGTACCTCTGGGTCAAGGCCTTCCACATCGTGTTCGTGGCAAGCTGGTTCGCCGGCCTGTTTTATCTGCCACGCATCTTCGTCAACTTGGCCATGGTGCCGCCGGACAGCCACGCCGAACGTGCGCGCCTGCTGCTCATGGGTCACAAGCTGCACCGCTTCGGCATGATTCTGATGACGATCGCGCTGGCGCTGGGCTTGGTGCTGTGGCTCCACTACGGCATCGGCTTGAAAGGCCCCGGCAACGGTTGGATGCACGCCAAACTCACCCTCGTCACCTTGACGCTGGGCTACCAGGGCTACTGCCGCCACCTGTTGCGCCAGTTCGAGCAGCAAGCCAATCAACGCAGCCACCGCTGGTTCCGGGTGTTCAACGAGATCACCGTGCTGCTGTTCGCCGCCACCGTGGTGCTGGTGGTGGTCAAGCCCTTCTGA
- the hemB gene encoding porphobilinogen synthase, with the protein MSFASYPAARPRRMRRDAFSRALVREHHLRPEDLIYPVFILDGEDRVEPVASMPGVQRMSLDKLFVQAEQCLTLGVPVLALFPVIDQALKTPDGREAMNPDGLVPRAVRELKRRFPELGVLTDVALDPFTSHGQDGVLDESGYILNDETMAILSQQALVQAQAGVDIVAPSDMMDGRIGAIRQALEAHGHIHTRIMAYSAKYASAFYGPFRDAVGSAANLGKSDKKTYQMDPANSDEALREVALDIAEGADMVMVKPGMPYLDIVRRVKDEFHMPTFAYQVSGEYAMIKAAAQNGWLDHDKVMMEALLAFKRAGADGILTYFALDAARLLKSGT; encoded by the coding sequence GTGAGCTTTGCTTCCTATCCTGCTGCCCGTCCCCGCCGCATGCGCCGCGACGCCTTCAGCCGTGCCTTGGTGCGTGAGCATCACCTGCGCCCGGAAGACCTGATCTACCCGGTGTTCATTCTTGATGGCGAGGATCGCGTCGAGCCCGTGGCCAGCATGCCGGGCGTGCAACGCATGAGCCTGGACAAGCTGTTTGTCCAAGCCGAGCAGTGCTTGACGCTGGGCGTGCCAGTGCTGGCGCTGTTTCCTGTGATCGATCAAGCGCTGAAAACCCCCGATGGCCGCGAAGCCATGAACCCCGATGGCTTGGTGCCACGCGCCGTGCGTGAACTCAAGCGCCGTTTTCCCGAGTTGGGCGTGCTGACCGACGTGGCGTTGGACCCCTTCACCAGCCACGGCCAAGACGGGGTGCTGGACGAGTCGGGTTACATCCTCAACGATGAAACCATGGCCATCCTGAGCCAGCAGGCGCTGGTGCAAGCCCAGGCTGGGGTGGACATCGTCGCCCCATCGGACATGATGGATGGCCGCATCGGTGCCATCCGCCAGGCGCTGGAGGCCCACGGCCACATTCACACCCGCATCATGGCCTACAGCGCCAAGTACGCCAGCGCGTTTTACGGCCCGTTCCGTGACGCAGTGGGTTCGGCGGCCAACCTGGGCAAGAGCGACAAAAAGACCTACCAGATGGATCCGGCCAATTCGGACGAAGCGCTGCGCGAAGTGGCGCTGGACATCGCCGAGGGCGCCGACATGGTGATGGTCAAGCCGGGCATGCCGTATCTGGACATCGTGCGGCGCGTCAAAGACGAGTTCCACATGCCGACGTTTGCGTACCAAGTGTCCGGCGAGTACGCCATGATCAAGGCGGCGGCGCAAAACGGCTGGCTCGATCACGACAAGGTGATGATGGAAGCGCTGCTGGCGTTCAAGCGCGCTGGGGCCGACGGCATCCTGACCTACTTTGCGCTGGACGCGGCACGGCTGCTGAAATCCGGCACCTGA
- a CDS encoding magnesium transporter CorA family protein: MRIFHITPERFEELPALPQTVPDTGFLWVGCGRRVFEVQREPIQAALGRWGVGALVDLHLSDLLNAQLPSHYDDTSWYDLLVFRRLAPSNNSRDLFVDDEHGTLAGARRALEAIDTSPVGFAVFDRVLLTVHPTDCQVREYFAQRLAQHSKETDLRGSGRLPASPAELMLRMLNHMVDSYLELRRLLTRQLTTLQTALLNPRSQFDDWEVLLASRDTLHMLEDTCEDQRSAVQEWIDALDEWPQESDPEARRERELLRVRSRDVLEHIERVLSHVRRLQQSAEAAVQMHFSALGHRTNDIMRTLTALTAIFLPLNLITGIFGMNFDELPLIHNRDGFWLAAFLMMSVALALVWLFWRQRYLGRNAKR, from the coding sequence ATGCGCATCTTTCACATCACGCCGGAGCGTTTCGAGGAGCTGCCTGCGCTGCCTCAGACGGTGCCGGACACGGGTTTTCTGTGGGTCGGCTGCGGGCGTCGGGTGTTTGAGGTGCAGCGTGAGCCGATTCAGGCCGCATTGGGGCGGTGGGGGGTCGGGGCGTTGGTGGATCTGCACCTGAGCGACTTGCTCAACGCCCAACTGCCTTCCCATTACGACGACACTTCGTGGTACGACTTGCTGGTGTTTCGCCGCCTGGCGCCCAGCAACAACAGCCGGGATTTGTTTGTCGATGACGAGCACGGCACGCTGGCCGGTGCCCGGCGAGCGTTGGAGGCGATTGACACCAGTCCGGTCGGGTTCGCTGTCTTCGACCGCGTGTTGTTGACCGTCCACCCGACGGATTGTCAAGTGCGCGAGTATTTTGCGCAGCGCCTGGCGCAGCACTCCAAAGAAACGGACCTGCGCGGCAGCGGGCGGTTGCCCGCCAGTCCTGCGGAGCTGATGCTGCGCATGCTCAACCACATGGTGGACAGCTACCTGGAGTTGCGCCGTTTGCTGACACGTCAGCTCACCACGTTGCAGACGGCCTTGCTCAATCCGCGCAGCCAGTTCGATGACTGGGAGGTGCTGCTGGCCTCGCGGGACACGCTGCACATGCTCGAAGACACCTGCGAGGATCAGCGCAGCGCCGTGCAAGAGTGGATCGACGCGCTTGATGAATGGCCCCAAGAATCTGACCCCGAGGCGCGGCGTGAGCGCGAACTGCTGAGGGTGCGTTCGCGTGATGTGCTGGAGCACATCGAACGGGTGCTCAGCCATGTGCGGCGGTTACAGCAGTCGGCGGAGGCGGCGGTGCAGATGCACTTTTCGGCGCTGGGCCATCGCACCAACGACATCATGCGCACCCTCACCGCGCTGACGGCCATTTTTTTGCCGCTCAACCTCATCACCGGCATTTTCGGGATGAACTTCGATGAGTTGCCGCTGATCCACAACCGCGATGGGTTTTGGTTGGCAGCGTTTTTGATGATGTCGGTGGCGTTGGCGCTGGTGTGGCTGTTCTGGCGCCAGCGGTATTTGGGGCGCAACGCCAAGCGGTAA
- a CDS encoding SLAC1 family transporter, whose translation MTFPASPPAALKFLFPGWFATVMGLSGLSLAWHRAAPLMGEMATGIALVIGALAALVLLVLLGASWVRWQRHPEAWADDLKHPVRHTFVAAVPIAVMLMATVATALLGPTTWGAALWWLGAIGQFGVTLWVLSRWWLGNKAGGLQWASVTPALFIPIVGNVLAPLAGVPLGHEEWAAAQFGLGLMFWPVVLVLLVVRLAVQGTWPERLLPTTFIFIAPPAVVGLSSLQLGAPLLIGWLCWGMALFSLLWVATLAARLRGLAFSVAHWGMSFPLAALAALTLRLATPGSGLLAVLGPVLLALASIIILGLCMGTARGLRDGTLLAPEPVAPIMPLQAG comes from the coding sequence ATGACCTTTCCCGCCTCTCCCCCTGCTGCGCTCAAGTTTTTATTTCCCGGTTGGTTCGCCACCGTCATGGGCTTGAGCGGCCTGTCCCTGGCTTGGCACCGTGCGGCGCCGCTCATGGGGGAGATGGCCACCGGCATCGCCCTGGTGATCGGCGCCTTGGCGGCCTTGGTGTTGTTGGTGTTGCTCGGCGCATCGTGGGTGCGCTGGCAGCGTCACCCCGAAGCTTGGGCCGATGATCTGAAACACCCCGTGCGTCACACCTTCGTCGCTGCTGTGCCGATTGCAGTGATGCTGATGGCCACCGTCGCCACTGCTTTGCTCGGCCCCACGACCTGGGGCGCCGCCCTGTGGTGGCTGGGCGCCATCGGGCAGTTCGGCGTGACGCTGTGGGTGCTGTCGCGCTGGTGGTTGGGCAACAAGGCCGGTGGGTTGCAGTGGGCCAGCGTCACCCCGGCGCTGTTCATTCCGATCGTCGGCAACGTGCTGGCACCGCTGGCGGGGGTGCCGCTCGGGCATGAAGAGTGGGCCGCCGCGCAGTTCGGTCTCGGCCTGATGTTTTGGCCCGTGGTGCTGGTGCTGTTGGTGGTGCGCCTGGCGGTGCAAGGCACGTGGCCGGAGCGCCTCTTGCCGACCACGTTCATTTTCATCGCACCGCCAGCGGTGGTGGGGCTGTCCAGCCTGCAACTGGGAGCGCCGCTGCTCATCGGCTGGCTGTGCTGGGGCATGGCGCTGTTCAGCCTGCTGTGGGTGGCCACATTGGCTGCGCGCTTGCGGGGGTTGGCGTTTTCGGTCGCCCATTGGGGCATGAGCTTCCCGCTGGCAGCTTTGGCGGCGCTCACGCTGCGGTTGGCCACGCCGGGCAGCGGCTTGCTGGCCGTGCTCGGGCCAGTGCTGCTGGCACTGGCCTCCATCATCATCTTGGGCTTGTGCATGGGCACCGCACGCGGCCTGCGCGATGGGACGCTGCTGGCGCCTGAGCCTGTCGCCCCCATCATGCCGTTGCAAGCCGGTTGA
- a CDS encoding DsrE family protein — protein sequence MMLRNATLGVVWGWMALCAQAQDRVVYHVNDAATQAPLALRYIGNQLDHDPATQVTLVAHGAGVDFLMEGAKDRQGVAYASAVAALKARGVHFEVCQVTMKNRNLRPDQFLLEAEYTPAGAVRLTKLQMQGWAYIKP from the coding sequence ATGATGCTGCGCAATGCAACCCTGGGTGTGGTGTGGGGCTGGATGGCCCTGTGCGCCCAGGCCCAGGACAGGGTGGTCTACCACGTCAACGATGCCGCGACACAGGCCCCCTTGGCGCTGCGCTACATCGGCAACCAGCTCGACCACGATCCGGCCACCCAAGTCACCCTGGTGGCGCACGGTGCGGGGGTCGATTTCCTCATGGAAGGCGCCAAGGATCGCCAGGGTGTGGCTTATGCCTCTGCTGTGGCGGCGCTCAAGGCGCGGGGCGTGCATTTCGAGGTGTGCCAGGTGACGATGAAAAACCGCAACCTGCGGCCCGACCAGTTTCTCTTGGAAGCCGAATACACCCCCGCTGGGGCCGTGCGCCTGACCAAGTTGCAGATGCAAGGCTGGGCCTACATCAAGCCGTGA
- a CDS encoding sulfite exporter TauE/SafE family protein — protein sequence MDNTLLAGGLGAIVGVILALTGAGGGSLAVPLLVFGLRLPMQQAAPVALVAVGLASGLGAVLGLRDGLVRYRAAALIGLTGMALAPLGVWLAQHLPTAPLMLMFSVVMGQSAWRMWRASRSDAAPTPAGEEPQLPQERRPCRINPNEGRLTWTRPCARALAGIGMLSGLLSGLLGVGGGFVIVPALTRHTDISPRGIAATSLAVIALVSMGGITAAAGHGTFPWSVAAPFGLGAASALLLGRQVAHRLAGRRLQQIFALLCAGVTLTMAAKALLSWASAAPTHGLM from the coding sequence ATGGACAACACGCTGCTGGCAGGCGGGCTGGGCGCCATCGTCGGGGTGATCTTGGCCTTGACCGGGGCCGGCGGGGGCAGTTTGGCGGTGCCGCTGCTGGTGTTTGGCCTGCGCCTGCCGATGCAACAAGCGGCCCCGGTCGCGCTGGTCGCGGTGGGATTGGCGTCGGGGCTGGGCGCCGTGCTCGGGCTGCGCGATGGGCTGGTGCGCTACCGCGCCGCCGCGCTCATCGGCCTGACAGGCATGGCGCTGGCACCGCTGGGGGTGTGGTTGGCGCAACACCTGCCCACGGCGCCGCTGATGTTGATGTTCTCGGTGGTGATGGGCCAATCGGCTTGGCGCATGTGGCGGGCATCGCGCAGCGACGCGGCCCCCACCCCCGCCGGCGAAGAGCCGCAACTCCCTCAGGAGCGCCGCCCCTGCCGCATCAACCCCAACGAAGGCCGCCTGACATGGACCCGCCCCTGTGCCCGGGCACTGGCGGGGATCGGCATGTTGTCCGGGCTGTTGAGTGGGTTGCTGGGCGTGGGCGGAGGCTTCGTCATCGTGCCAGCGCTGACGCGCCACACCGACATTTCACCGCGTGGCATCGCCGCCACCTCGTTGGCGGTGATTGCGCTGGTGTCCATGGGAGGCATCACCGCTGCGGCGGGGCATGGCACCTTTCCGTGGAGCGTGGCCGCACCATTCGGCCTGGGCGCGGCCAGCGCACTGCTGCTGGGCCGGCAAGTGGCTCATCGACTGGCGGGCCGTCGCTTGCAGCAAATTTTTGCCTTACTGTGTGCCGGCGTCACCTTGACGATGGCGGCCAAAGCACTGCTGAGTTGGGCCAGCGCGGCCCCCACTCACGGCTTGATGTAG
- a CDS encoding class I SAM-dependent methyltransferase, with translation MNTADTPLIADELDVLARLVPLPGAQLIELGCGAARLARSLVGRFAGAHVMGLETDMRQHVKNLAEPQAGLVFLAGGAEHIPLPDGRFDGALMLKSLHHVPVDHMAQALAEVARVLRPGGWLYVSEPVYDGALNDIVKLYNDEGVVRAAAQAALDAAIAVGTWREEACERFDMPAHFASIEAFEQRMLFPTFVDHAIDDAKRAEVQAALRPHLGADGLVFTRPMWVRLLRRNA, from the coding sequence ATGAACACTGCCGATACCCCGCTCATTGCCGACGAACTCGACGTGCTGGCCCGCCTGGTGCCCCTGCCCGGGGCCCAATTGATTGAACTGGGTTGCGGGGCCGCTCGCTTGGCCCGCAGTTTGGTGGGGCGTTTTGCAGGCGCCCACGTCATGGGCCTGGAAACCGACATGCGCCAGCACGTCAAAAACCTGGCTGAGCCGCAAGCAGGGTTGGTGTTTCTGGCTGGCGGCGCGGAACACATCCCGCTGCCCGATGGGCGCTTTGATGGCGCGTTGATGCTCAAATCGTTGCACCATGTCCCGGTGGATCACATGGCGCAGGCGTTGGCCGAGGTGGCGCGTGTGTTGCGCCCGGGCGGCTGGCTGTATGTGAGCGAGCCGGTCTACGACGGCGCCCTGAACGACATCGTCAAACTCTACAACGATGAAGGCGTGGTGCGCGCCGCCGCCCAAGCGGCACTCGATGCCGCCATCGCTGTCGGCACTTGGCGAGAAGAAGCCTGCGAGCGGTTCGACATGCCAGCGCACTTCGCCAGCATCGAGGCCTTCGAGCAGCGCATGTTGTTCCCCACGTTCGTGGATCACGCCATCGACGATGCCAAACGGGCCGAAGTGCAAGCCGCGCTGCGTCCGCACCTGGGCGCCGACGGGCTGGTATTCACCCGTCCGATGTGGGTGCGTCTGTTGCGTCGCAACGCCTGA